The Coregonus clupeaformis isolate EN_2021a chromosome 8, ASM2061545v1, whole genome shotgun sequence genome has a segment encoding these proteins:
- the LOC121572561 gene encoding bcl-2/adenovirus E1B 19 kDa-interacting protein 2-like protein, with amino-acid sequence MVAPPSSLALMGPRPRKKRLVAPGLRLTLDRSDSAVSDDYTTAALISSPDDDDLGLDIDLDAIETPSDSESLQFPAHDMDLEDYLLRCHKARGSIPEQMGVGCLDQDQVDSQDTRWRRFCTGDPPQESLVNMSVLEPYLRVLSHGGYYGDGSNDLIVFSSCYLPENTMENYQHVMDNLFRYVVGTLDLMVAENYVIVYLCAMAQRNKLPTIGWLRECYTTIDKRLRGSGKVYIVHPTWYIKALITLIKPFISSKFSRKFQFIDRFRELSQHIPIERVQIPNCVRQ; translated from the exons ATGGTAGCCCCGCCCAGCAGCCTGGCTCTGATGGGGCCCCGACCCAGGAAGAAACGCCTGGTGGCCCCTGGCCTAAGACTGACGCTGGATCGCAGTGACTCGGCGGTGTCCGACGACTATACCACAGCTGCCCTCATATCCTCCCCCGATGACGACGACCTGGGACTGGACATCGACTTGGATGCCATAGAAACGCCCTCGGACAGCGAGTCCCTCCAATTTCCAGCGCACGACATGGATTTGGAGG ATTACCTGCTTCGTTGCCATAAGGCCCGTGGGTCAATACCAGAGCAGATGGGAGTGGGCTGTCTTGACCAAGACCAGGTGGACAGCCAGGACACTAGATGGCGCCGGTTCTGCACGGGAGACCCTCCTCAGGAGAGTCTGGTCAACATGAGTGTACTGGAGCCTTACCTTAGGGTCTTGTCCCATGGGG GTTACTATGGAGATGGGTCTAATGACCTCATTGTGTTCTCTTCTTGCTATCTCCCTGAAAACACCATGGAGAACTACCAGCATGTCATGGACAACCTATTCAG GTATGTTGTGGGAACGTTGGACCTAATGGTGGCGGAGAACTACGTAATTGTGTACCTGTGTGCCATGGCCCAGCGTAACAAGCTCCCCACCATTGGCTGGCTCAGAGAGTGTTACACCACCATTGACAAAAGGTTA AGAGGTAGTGGAAAGGTATACATTGTCCACCCAACTTGGTACATCAAGGCCCTGATCACCCTCATCAAGCCCTTCATCAG CTCCAAATTCAGTCGCAAGTTTCAGTTTATCGACAGATTTCGGGAGCTGTCCCAGCACATCCCTATTGAGCGTGTGCAGATCCCTAACTGCGTCAGACAGTGA